The Thiosulfativibrio zosterae genome has a window encoding:
- a CDS encoding cytochrome c — MDLISLYPTWYEPTVGSGWVVALIATFHVLASHTSVGAALLFAYLSHKAYREDRDDLLDFVKKYGLFLMVFTYVAGSITGPGIWYSTTVASPNGIGALIHSFVWKWATEWVFFVIEVVGVYMIVYLVGKVDKRTHMKISVLFGIASFATMIIIIGILSFMMVPGKEQWFQEGGYLNGFYGTNTFIQMGMRVAFMFTMTAVVGGIVVASIKDAAFKKEMARKLGWLGIIATLVGAGLFQLYLTSVPSQALLVMENRLPDYFGPSIIAVLAGTLAYFIITMLRPQTLVQGFAGGMAVVILVAGLWPEETARESMRKPWVAGQYVYSNQVIGRDVPGMDVKSQLPIIEKVGILQAHPFTPEHLKTVTDNNKIQAGEFIAMTYCSNCHSPSQTGIRPLHRYFPEGITQARMESYVRGVLTTGNIAYMPKMPMIESEVKALSAYLMLNNSGGDAAVQVAIKEELKAADHALAMQKAQDKVALTQEAQ; from the coding sequence ATGGATTTGATTTCGCTCTATCCCACTTGGTACGAACCCACCGTGGGTTCTGGCTGGGTGGTGGCGCTGATTGCCACCTTCCATGTGCTAGCGTCCCACACTTCGGTGGGTGCAGCACTCTTGTTTGCCTATTTATCGCACAAAGCTTATCGCGAAGACCGCGACGACCTACTGGATTTTGTTAAGAAGTACGGTTTGTTTTTAATGGTCTTTACCTATGTGGCGGGTTCCATTACGGGTCCTGGGATTTGGTATTCCACCACCGTTGCCAGCCCAAATGGTATTGGCGCTTTGATTCACTCGTTTGTGTGGAAATGGGCAACCGAGTGGGTTTTCTTTGTGATTGAAGTGGTCGGCGTCTACATGATTGTGTATTTGGTCGGCAAGGTCGATAAGCGTACGCACATGAAAATTTCGGTACTTTTTGGGATTGCTTCTTTTGCCACCATGATCATCATCATTGGGATTTTATCTTTCATGATGGTGCCAGGCAAAGAACAATGGTTCCAAGAAGGCGGCTATTTAAATGGCTTCTACGGCACCAATACCTTTATTCAAATGGGGATGCGCGTGGCCTTTATGTTCACCATGACCGCTGTGGTCGGTGGTATCGTCGTTGCATCCATCAAAGATGCCGCATTCAAAAAAGAAATGGCGCGTAAGTTAGGCTGGTTAGGAATTATCGCCACCTTGGTGGGCGCAGGTTTATTCCAACTGTATTTAACCTCTGTACCGAGCCAAGCGTTATTGGTGATGGAAAACCGTTTGCCTGATTATTTTGGACCAAGCATTATTGCGGTGTTAGCGGGTACTTTGGCGTATTTCATCATTACCATGTTACGCCCCCAAACCTTAGTGCAAGGTTTTGCTGGCGGTATGGCCGTTGTGATTTTGGTGGCCGGTCTTTGGCCAGAAGAAACCGCGCGTGAATCGATGCGTAAACCTTGGGTAGCTGGACAATATGTTTATTCAAACCAAGTGATTGGCCGCGATGTACCCGGTATGGATGTGAAGTCACAACTGCCCATCATCGAAAAGGTCGGGATTTTACAAGCGCATCCTTTTACACCAGAGCATTTAAAAACAGTGACCGACAACAATAAAATTCAAGCCGGTGAATTCATCGCCATGACTTATTGTTCAAACTGTCACTCACCCAGTCAAACCGGGATTCGCCCCTTACACCGTTATTTTCCAGAGGGCATTACTCAAGCCCGTATGGAAAGCTATGTGCGTGGTGTATTGACGACTGGCAATATTGCTTATATGCCTAAAATGCCCATGATTGAATCAGAAGTAAAAGCCTTGTCGGCTTACCTAATGCTTAACAACAGCGGCGGTGATGCAGCCGTGCAAGTCGCCATTAAAGAAGAATTAAAAGCAGCTGACCATGCCTTGGCTATGCAAAAAGCACAAGACAAAGTGGCTCTAACACAGGAGGCTCAATAA
- a CDS encoding protein-L-isoaspartate O-methyltransferase family protein, with translation MNLDQARFNMVEQQIRPWDVLDPKVLDLLMDTPRHEFVAESQVALAYSDIELPIGHNQTMLHPRVEGKILQAVDVQGDESVLEIGTGSGFMTALLAKLADKVTTVEIFPELQETAKARLEGYDNITFQTGDASQDWNDGQEYDVIMFTGAMATLPDTFKHKLTLGGRLLVTLGVSTVMTTQLVTRIAEGEWEVESLFETVMPTLVHATKASEFKF, from the coding sequence ATGAACTTAGATCAAGCGAGATTTAATATGGTTGAACAACAGATTCGTCCGTGGGATGTGTTAGATCCTAAGGTATTGGATTTGTTAATGGACACGCCTCGCCACGAGTTTGTCGCTGAAAGCCAAGTTGCCCTTGCCTATTCGGATATTGAATTACCCATTGGACACAATCAAACGATGTTGCATCCCCGAGTAGAAGGCAAAATTTTACAAGCGGTTGATGTCCAAGGGGATGAATCGGTCTTAGAAATTGGCACTGGCTCTGGATTTATGACAGCACTTTTAGCCAAGTTAGCAGACAAGGTGACCACCGTTGAAATTTTCCCTGAATTGCAGGAAACTGCGAAAGCGCGTTTAGAAGGTTATGACAATATTACTTTCCAAACGGGCGATGCCAGCCAAGATTGGAATGATGGTCAAGAGTATGATGTGATTATGTTTACCGGTGCGATGGCAACTTTACCGGATACTTTTAAACACAAACTCACTTTGGGTGGACGCTTATTGGTAACTTTGGGCGTCAGCACCGTGATGACAACACAACTGGTCACGCGCATTGCCGAAGGTGAATGGGAGGTTGAAAGTCTATTTGAAACCGTTATGCCAACCTTGGTTCACGCCACTAAAGCCTCTGAATTTAAGTTTTAA
- a CDS encoding DUF4402 domain-containing protein → MSAGLFNLPAHATTVNIGASVTVNNTINVAFTPMNLGTISATKDDAAGAEIATMVLSPNPATAPVATNGATSDATMVVLSAGSPATVTVSGAASNYALAVTLPTVAVTLSDPAAASADTFTLDTFTKYATTEGNNQTFGTTTDATGNLVFNVGATLKTVANGAAPKDLYDETTYTGTFAVTVSY, encoded by the coding sequence ATGTCCGCAGGGTTGTTTAACCTTCCTGCCCACGCAACCACTGTAAACATTGGCGCTTCAGTCACGGTAAATAACACGATTAATGTGGCTTTTACGCCTATGAACTTAGGAACGATTTCAGCGACCAAGGATGATGCTGCGGGAGCAGAAATTGCCACTATGGTGCTTTCGCCTAACCCCGCAACTGCTCCTGTCGCTACAAATGGTGCCACTTCAGATGCCACGATGGTCGTACTTTCAGCCGGTTCTCCGGCAACAGTTACTGTCAGTGGCGCAGCAAGCAATTATGCGCTTGCGGTAACTCTTCCCACAGTTGCCGTTACACTGTCTGATCCCGCTGCTGCCTCTGCGGATACTTTTACTTTGGATACCTTTACCAAGTATGCGACCACGGAAGGCAATAACCAAACCTTTGGTACAACCACTGATGCAACAGGGAACCTTGTTTTTAATGTGGGTGCGACTCTCAAAACGGTTGCGAACGGTGCTGCACCAAAAGATCTTTATGATGAAACAACCTATACAGGCACCTTTGCGGTAACGGTAAGTTATTAA
- a CDS encoding fimbrial biogenesis chaperone yields MKNLIFLVLMICSTLAHANLLISPTRILFSGNERAENVVIMNQGNTTATYRIELVTQRQTADGGYLRLDNKKDDLTGMFAAEDMIRFSPRQVTLAPGEKQTVRLSLRRPERLPEGEYRTHLGFTQLPNPVAIDSAPGAAKMQVFMLTSFTIPVQVWQGKLNLQAKIAKAQILATPVSENPKQKQWAVAIDLNRSGSFSSVGKLNVYWKPTLQEEYQRVAFLDNSTLYRELSHRTILIGLKDQPAKKGYYKVDYEAAKFYPQRIFDVFEFQY; encoded by the coding sequence ATGAAAAATCTCATCTTTTTAGTGCTGATGATATGCTCTACCCTAGCGCATGCCAATTTGTTAATCAGCCCGACCCGTATACTCTTTAGCGGCAATGAACGCGCTGAAAATGTTGTGATTATGAATCAAGGCAACACTACAGCAACTTATCGTATAGAGTTGGTTACTCAACGCCAAACAGCTGACGGTGGTTATTTGCGTCTAGACAACAAGAAAGACGATTTAACTGGAATGTTTGCAGCAGAGGATATGATTCGCTTTAGTCCGCGACAAGTCACTTTGGCACCGGGAGAAAAGCAAACCGTGCGTTTAAGTTTACGCCGACCAGAGCGCTTGCCAGAGGGAGAGTACAGAACACATTTGGGGTTTACGCAATTGCCCAATCCCGTTGCCATAGATTCTGCTCCTGGGGCTGCAAAGATGCAGGTTTTTATGTTGACTAGTTTTACTATTCCGGTACAAGTTTGGCAGGGCAAATTAAATTTACAGGCAAAAATTGCCAAAGCGCAAATCTTGGCAACCCCAGTTTCTGAAAATCCCAAACAAAAACAATGGGCAGTTGCGATTGATTTAAACCGTTCTGGAAGTTTTAGTAGTGTAGGCAAGCTTAATGTCTATTGGAAACCAACCTTGCAAGAAGAGTATCAACGAGTGGCTTTTTTAGACAATTCCACGCTCTATCGAGAGCTTTCTCACAGAACCATTTTAATTGGTTTGAAAGATCAGCCAGCCAAAAAAGGCTACTATAAGGTGGATTATGAAGCTGCGAAATTTTATCCGCAGCGTATTTTTGATGTTTTTGAATTTCAATATTAA
- a CDS encoding SPOR domain-containing protein, protein MQLFDARPLVICFGIILSYFLWPITTWADNQSATKGLLFDPISGKMISQEDLARTQIQTLILDTYADNILLGELSVEERGEDLWVDFEELLRLLDFPIPIQKKNGILGAEGWFIRPENRFKLSPTPNVPEQYDLDSAFIKDKPHRLDAKEIEVNATRIKVKLVEALSWFGIRQTVNATELILKLIPQQKLPIQERLMRELRQKQSIMSDFEVRLPRQDVPYQAFSPVFSDVQFSLNRDYQAKHRLNLSLLGSGDLAYMTARYFGNLNYDEVAQRTQPNFRLALERSSLDSEMLGPLNASYVSLLDISTASIAHLPTGGNDFGVRASNRPLGRVTNASSTTLSGFQQPGWEVELYLNGIFLERLVVGEDGRYQFVDQPLSIGENRFILKFYGPQGQRDEKVETYVLDQASLVGGGLIYDVSLTRQDWQLSDFIEKERQNDPYNWRFNTHLEAGLTQNISITGDLSQYYFTDQTLHQFIQPGIRVFWNNFLVNASWLQDLAAGSQTNFSLSRGLGQTRLHKFSYSLEQNSADFAINADALARIKNAQRFDLQGPLNLGLSNPLSYQLTTDFTETYEATKSESYGLNLGTQIGTINLANNLIHNQSHTASGDNKSTSGNFQVSGRFGSVFVRNSLQYNLEPTLEFNSGSLDFLTSLGGGWSTEINYTYDFVNQSLGEGYALDWQNKDFIARFKLGKNNQDYNANLIVRFAFGQDPLTHRYLLSSSSLANTGGVSALVFEDLNNNQRFDLDEPVIENAELIAVQQHRRAKTDQLGVATLKGLYDNQPTDLEVDQQTLADPFWMPSQPGVSFLPRPGVIKTLFIPIVLAGEVEGTVRYAESLFAKPQDQGRVPMVLSHKTNPQIKYQTDTAYDGYYLFEKVAPGNYWLLVDPKFLQEKGLRSRNPLSIEVNHRGALVMGANFELFPVEKYNFAQTSEKEEPFQDRVSGKFLVNLGTFISEKNAQTVLQALRSVFPGLWAQVNHAEPLEMSLEKTTQNQFVFWLGVFRDLNHVKYLCGALVKEGLTCQVKKITSEPVSPQILQLTDSIEVAPYEAFNAPSSALTNKVILQNNPAKSFTLQLMSVKAKASLEAFVQSHHLQDTWIETVNIEGDKRYRLNMGHFANKASANKVAQKLQKTKGLKAWIKPI, encoded by the coding sequence ATGCAGCTTTTTGATGCGCGCCCCCTAGTGATATGTTTTGGCATAATACTTAGCTATTTTCTATGGCCCATTACAACTTGGGCAGACAATCAAAGTGCGACAAAAGGGTTACTGTTTGATCCAATCTCTGGCAAGATGATTTCCCAAGAAGACTTGGCTCGAACTCAAATTCAAACCCTAATTTTAGATACCTATGCCGACAACATTTTGCTGGGCGAACTCAGTGTGGAAGAGCGCGGCGAAGATTTGTGGGTTGATTTTGAGGAATTGTTGCGTTTATTAGATTTTCCAATTCCAATTCAAAAGAAAAATGGCATTTTGGGTGCGGAAGGTTGGTTTATTCGTCCTGAAAATCGATTTAAGTTATCTCCCACACCCAATGTGCCAGAGCAATATGATTTGGATTCCGCCTTTATCAAAGATAAGCCTCATCGTTTGGATGCTAAAGAAATTGAGGTTAATGCCACCCGTATTAAAGTTAAGCTTGTTGAAGCGCTCAGTTGGTTTGGAATACGCCAAACCGTCAATGCTACGGAATTAATCTTAAAACTTATCCCACAACAAAAATTGCCTATACAAGAGCGTCTCATGCGTGAATTGCGCCAGAAACAATCCATCATGAGTGATTTTGAGGTGCGCTTACCCCGCCAAGATGTACCTTATCAAGCATTTTCACCAGTCTTTAGTGATGTACAGTTTTCACTTAATCGTGATTATCAAGCAAAACATCGCTTAAATTTATCTTTGTTGGGCTCGGGCGACCTTGCCTATATGACAGCAAGGTATTTTGGCAATTTAAATTACGATGAGGTCGCGCAGCGTACTCAGCCAAATTTTAGGCTTGCTCTTGAGCGAAGCAGTTTAGATTCCGAGATGTTGGGTCCGCTGAATGCCTCTTATGTTTCGTTGTTGGATATCTCAACGGCAAGTATTGCGCATTTGCCCACGGGTGGGAACGATTTCGGGGTAAGAGCCAGCAATCGCCCTCTTGGGCGCGTGACCAATGCGAGTAGTACGACCTTATCAGGGTTTCAACAACCAGGTTGGGAAGTTGAGCTTTATTTAAATGGTATTTTTTTAGAGCGACTCGTGGTCGGTGAGGATGGACGATATCAATTTGTAGATCAACCCTTATCCATTGGTGAAAACCGCTTCATCTTAAAATTTTATGGCCCGCAAGGTCAAAGAGATGAAAAGGTAGAAACCTATGTATTAGATCAAGCTAGTTTAGTTGGCGGAGGGTTGATTTATGATGTTTCTCTAACTCGACAAGACTGGCAACTCTCTGACTTTATTGAGAAAGAGCGCCAAAATGATCCTTACAATTGGCGATTCAATACACATTTAGAAGCGGGGTTAACCCAAAATATATCGATTACAGGAGATCTGAGTCAATATTACTTTACCGACCAAACATTACACCAGTTTATTCAACCAGGGATTAGAGTTTTTTGGAACAATTTTTTAGTGAATGCGAGTTGGTTACAGGATTTGGCTGCCGGTAGTCAAACGAACTTTAGTCTTTCACGGGGATTGGGACAGACAAGGTTGCATAAGTTTAGCTATTCACTTGAACAAAATTCCGCAGATTTTGCAATCAATGCCGATGCATTGGCCAGAATAAAAAACGCCCAAAGATTTGATTTGCAAGGGCCTTTGAATTTAGGACTGTCTAATCCTCTCAGTTATCAGTTGACAACGGATTTCACCGAAACCTATGAAGCAACTAAAAGTGAAAGTTATGGTTTGAACCTTGGCACCCAGATAGGTACCATCAATTTGGCAAACAACCTTATCCATAATCAATCTCACACAGCATCAGGTGATAACAAATCTACCAGTGGAAATTTTCAAGTATCTGGGCGTTTTGGGTCGGTGTTTGTTCGTAATAGTTTGCAGTATAACCTTGAGCCGACGCTTGAGTTTAATTCAGGTAGTTTGGATTTTTTAACAAGCTTAGGAGGAGGATGGAGCACCGAAATTAATTATACTTATGATTTTGTCAATCAATCCTTAGGGGAAGGTTATGCTTTGGATTGGCAAAATAAAGACTTTATCGCACGATTTAAATTAGGAAAAAATAATCAAGATTACAACGCTAATCTCATTGTGCGCTTTGCATTTGGACAAGATCCACTGACCCATCGATATTTACTGTCATCAAGCAGTCTTGCCAACACGGGAGGGGTGTCGGCCCTTGTATTTGAAGATTTGAATAATAATCAACGCTTCGACCTAGATGAACCTGTGATTGAAAACGCTGAACTTATTGCCGTGCAACAGCATCGTCGTGCAAAAACAGATCAGTTGGGTGTCGCAACGCTGAAAGGACTTTATGACAACCAACCGACCGATTTAGAAGTAGACCAGCAAACATTGGCCGATCCCTTCTGGATGCCATCTCAGCCTGGGGTTTCTTTTTTACCAAGACCTGGCGTTATCAAGACTTTGTTTATTCCTATTGTATTAGCTGGTGAAGTTGAAGGTACCGTGCGATATGCGGAAAGCTTGTTTGCAAAGCCTCAAGACCAAGGGCGAGTACCCATGGTGCTCTCGCATAAAACAAATCCACAAATAAAATATCAGACGGATACAGCGTATGATGGCTATTATTTATTTGAAAAAGTAGCGCCAGGCAATTACTGGCTGCTAGTGGATCCTAAGTTTTTGCAGGAAAAAGGTCTAAGGTCGCGAAACCCTTTGTCGATTGAGGTAAATCACCGAGGTGCCCTTGTTATGGGGGCTAATTTCGAACTATTTCCCGTTGAAAAGTATAATTTTGCCCAAACCTCAGAAAAGGAAGAACCATTTCAAGATCGTGTCAGCGGCAAGTTTTTAGTCAATTTAGGCACTTTTATTTCTGAAAAGAACGCCCAAACTGTTTTGCAAGCGTTGAGAAGTGTTTTTCCTGGTTTATGGGCACAAGTTAATCATGCTGAGCCGTTAGAAATGTCTTTAGAAAAAACAACCCAAAATCAATTTGTTTTTTGGTTGGGCGTTTTTAGAGATTTAAATCATGTCAAATACTTGTGTGGTGCGTTGGTTAAAGAAGGTTTAACTTGCCAGGTCAAAAAAATAACTTCTGAACCAGTAAGTCCGCAAATTCTCCAACTAACAGACTCAATAGAGGTAGCTCCCTATGAGGCATTTAATGCGCCTTCAAGCGCGCTTACCAATAAGGTTATTTTGCAAAATAACCCAGCAAAAAGTTTTACCTTGCAGTTGATGAGCGTTAAGGCAAAAGCCTCATTGGAGGCGTTTGTTCAAAGCCATCATCTGCAAGATACCTGGATAGAAACGGTGAATATAGAAGGAGACAAGCGCTATCGATTGAATATGGGACATTTTGCAAACAAAGCTTCTGCCAACAAGGTTGCTCAGAAGCTACAAAAAACTAAAGGTCTTAAAGCTTGGATAAAGCCAATTTAA
- the pnuC gene encoding nicotinamide riboside transporter PnuC gives MLANESWTEQLFNALLAQSGWEWLAASLGIAYVILAAKESVWCWPAAFISTLIYTVLFWEGQLPMQALLNAYYIGVAVYGYWVWTKTHAIQNQEKSLTVSRRPLNFHLIFISAGISISLALGYALSLSPDNRLPYLDASVTVFAVMNTLLMAHKVLENWLYWLVINTAAIALYWQTGFFVTIAMFVVYWVLAVYGYWQWRQTYLLPKAS, from the coding sequence GTGCTTGCGAATGAGTCTTGGACTGAACAGCTATTCAACGCGCTGTTAGCACAATCGGGTTGGGAATGGTTGGCAGCCAGTTTAGGGATAGCTTATGTCATTTTGGCAGCTAAAGAATCTGTTTGGTGTTGGCCGGCCGCGTTTATCAGCACGCTGATATACACTGTGCTATTTTGGGAAGGTCAACTTCCCATGCAGGCATTACTCAATGCCTATTATATTGGCGTAGCCGTTTATGGTTATTGGGTGTGGACAAAAACACACGCAATACAAAACCAAGAAAAAAGCCTAACCGTCAGCCGGCGTCCACTAAACTTTCACTTAATTTTTATCAGTGCTGGTATAAGTATCAGTTTGGCTTTGGGCTATGCGTTATCACTTAGCCCCGATAATCGCTTACCCTATTTAGATGCAAGCGTCACGGTCTTTGCTGTGATGAACACCCTCCTAATGGCACATAAAGTCTTAGAAAACTGGCTTTATTGGTTAGTGATTAACACAGCAGCCATAGCACTCTATTGGCAAACTGGGTTTTTTGTCACGATTGCAATGTTCGTGGTTTATTGGGTACTGGCGGTTTATGGGTATTGGCAGTGGCGCCAAACATATCTATTACCTAAGGCTTCTTAA
- a CDS encoding TonB-dependent receptor, whose protein sequence is MKLTPLSFALLGLMSSGTTLAAELSPVVVNADFRPAQIETTASSISVIDQTDIQKRAAQNLQDVLNLAPNVNLAGGGNPAHYFQIRGIGERGQFNTPLNPSVGLMVDGIDYSRLGAAGTLFDVQQVEVLRGPQGTRFGANGLAGVINVKSNEPTNELQAHLERTIGNYNTQSEGVAVSGPLIKDTLLGRLAVQRYTSDGYIKNDYLNRSDTQNQDELTARGKLKWLVNDGLTLDLTVLHINLNNGYDAFNFENDDSTITDEPGKDSLKSNAFALKSTWKMNPKVVLESTITQSDSESLYSYDDDWTFNGFDVYGYSAKDNYARSRKNHSFEMRLLSSDLGRIFNNSTDWAAGVYYLAQDEQLSRTYPYVDSPTGQESNKYLTSNTAAYGQLDHHLNAKTTLIGGLRIEQFNAKYSNSYGFNKSTSETLYGGKLGVNYQISTEHLSYLSLSRGYKAGGVNDDSSLPQDKIAFDTETLWNLEAGLNSSLFNKTLKTRLSVFYAQRNDQQVNSSSATANDPTDFTIYLDNAAQGENYGLEGEMDWLITPEVKIHSSLGLLNSTFTDYTYVDPNDTTNTINLNGREQAHAPSYQYSVGAEFYLDDHWTAATNIEGKDAFYFSNSHNQKSKAYNLVNANLEYALKNWTVNLWAKNITDNRYEVRGYYFGIDPRTNYTADLYTQQGAPRTFGLTVAYDY, encoded by the coding sequence ATGAAACTTACCCCTTTATCTTTTGCTCTCCTGGGCTTAATGTCTTCAGGCACGACTTTAGCCGCCGAACTTTCACCCGTTGTTGTCAATGCCGATTTTAGACCCGCCCAGATTGAAACAACTGCTTCTAGTATCAGCGTTATTGATCAAACCGATATTCAAAAGCGTGCGGCACAAAATTTACAAGATGTTCTCAACTTAGCCCCCAATGTCAATCTGGCTGGTGGCGGCAACCCAGCGCATTATTTTCAAATTCGTGGTATCGGAGAACGCGGACAATTTAATACACCGCTCAATCCTTCTGTCGGTTTAATGGTTGATGGCATCGATTACAGTCGACTTGGCGCAGCAGGCACTCTATTTGATGTTCAACAAGTTGAAGTTCTGCGTGGCCCGCAAGGCACACGCTTTGGTGCGAATGGCTTAGCAGGTGTGATTAATGTTAAAAGCAATGAGCCCACCAATGAACTGCAAGCCCACCTAGAAAGAACCATTGGTAACTACAACACTCAGTCAGAAGGCGTCGCCGTCAGCGGACCTTTAATAAAAGATACCTTGTTAGGGCGTTTAGCTGTTCAAAGATACACTTCTGATGGTTATATCAAAAATGATTACCTAAATCGTTCAGACACCCAAAACCAAGATGAGTTGACTGCCCGTGGAAAATTAAAGTGGTTGGTTAATGATGGCTTAACACTCGATTTAACGGTCTTACACATCAATCTCAATAATGGGTATGATGCTTTTAACTTTGAAAATGACGATTCAACCATTACCGATGAGCCAGGAAAAGATTCTTTAAAATCGAACGCCTTTGCCCTAAAGTCAACTTGGAAAATGAACCCCAAAGTTGTTTTAGAAAGTACCATTACTCAATCCGATTCTGAATCTTTATATAGTTATGACGACGACTGGACTTTCAATGGATTCGATGTCTATGGCTATTCTGCTAAAGACAATTACGCCAGAAGTCGTAAAAACCATTCATTTGAAATGCGCCTTTTGTCATCTGATTTAGGAAGAATTTTTAACAACAGCACTGACTGGGCAGCGGGTGTTTATTACTTAGCACAGGATGAACAGCTCTCAAGAACTTATCCCTATGTAGATTCCCCAACAGGTCAAGAATCAAACAAATACCTAACCAGCAACACAGCAGCTTACGGACAGCTTGATCATCATTTAAATGCAAAAACAACTTTAATTGGTGGCTTGAGAATTGAACAGTTCAATGCAAAATACAGCAATTCTTATGGTTTCAACAAAAGCACCTCTGAAACACTCTATGGCGGAAAACTAGGTGTTAACTATCAAATATCAACAGAACATCTTAGTTACCTAAGTCTTTCAAGGGGCTATAAAGCGGGCGGTGTAAACGATGACAGCTCCCTGCCTCAAGACAAGATTGCCTTTGATACCGAAACTCTGTGGAACCTAGAAGCTGGATTAAATTCCTCCCTGTTTAATAAAACACTCAAAACCCGTTTGAGTGTGTTTTATGCCCAGCGAAATGACCAACAGGTCAATAGTTCTTCAGCGACTGCAAATGACCCAACTGACTTTACCATTTATTTAGACAATGCCGCCCAGGGCGAAAACTATGGACTTGAGGGAGAAATGGATTGGTTAATCACACCAGAAGTTAAAATCCATAGCTCGTTAGGATTATTAAACTCCACATTTACCGACTACACCTATGTTGACCCTAACGATACAACCAACACAATTAATTTAAACGGTCGTGAACAAGCGCATGCGCCTTCTTACCAATATAGCGTTGGGGCAGAGTTTTATTTAGATGACCACTGGACAGCTGCAACCAATATCGAAGGGAAAGACGCCTTTTACTTTTCAAATAGTCACAACCAAAAATCTAAAGCATATAACCTAGTTAATGCCAATTTAGAGTATGCGCTTAAAAATTGGACCGTTAATTTATGGGCCAAAAATATTACCGACAACCGCTATGAAGTGCGTGGATACTACTTTGGCATAGACCCAAGAACCAACTACACAGCAGACCTTTACACCCAACAAGGCGCACCTAGAACCTTTGGTTTAACCGTTGCTTACGACTACTAA
- a CDS encoding HDOD domain-containing protein codes for MAAENIVVKPNVSRAILERLHSLDDLPHFPNALMKLEQLLASHTTVHLEDVAHLVAQDPRLAAGLIGVVNSAKYSPGFKVADLTLAVNRIGTSDVRMMAHAINYKSAIKTKPPFSEKEFMQHAMLAAFIGQSLAKELHINPGEGFLCGLMHDIGIYLLSTENREAYKTVMLQVMGEARNLVAIENTHFQTAHPILGARLLQQWKFPSEIVMGVAGHHAPELSDSKYQAYAFLTGLSEFGAYRDGLTNGVVGADNLLNDQVMQGLDFFGLSESTYQELIADAYDNAVNCGLA; via the coding sequence GTGGCTGCAGAAAACATCGTTGTTAAACCCAATGTCAGTCGCGCGATATTAGAGCGTTTGCACAGTTTGGATGATTTGCCGCATTTTCCAAATGCCTTGATGAAGCTAGAGCAACTGTTAGCCTCTCACACAACGGTTCATTTAGAAGACGTTGCGCATCTCGTCGCACAAGATCCGCGCTTGGCGGCGGGTTTGATAGGTGTGGTGAACTCTGCTAAATATTCTCCTGGTTTTAAAGTGGCTGATTTAACATTGGCTGTTAATCGCATCGGTACCTCAGATGTGCGCATGATGGCGCATGCCATCAATTATAAGTCTGCCATAAAAACCAAACCGCCTTTCAGTGAAAAAGAGTTTATGCAACACGCTATGTTGGCGGCTTTTATCGGTCAATCTTTGGCAAAAGAATTGCATATCAATCCAGGTGAAGGTTTTTTGTGTGGTTTGATGCATGACATTGGCATTTATCTATTGTCGACTGAAAATAGGGAAGCTTATAAAACGGTTATGTTACAAGTCATGGGCGAGGCCAGAAACTTAGTGGCCATTGAAAACACCCATTTTCAAACAGCTCATCCCATATTGGGTGCACGCCTTTTGCAGCAATGGAAGTTTCCCTCTGAAATTGTCATGGGCGTAGCGGGTCATCATGCGCCAGAGTTGTCGGATAGCAAATATCAGGCTTATGCCTTCTTAACTGGTTTGTCGGAGTTTGGGGCATATCGTGATGGACTTACCAATGGCGTAGTGGGGGCAGATAACTTGCTCAATGATCAGGTTATGCAGGGATTGGACTTTTTTGGATTGTCAGAGTCGACTTATCAGGAGTTAATTGCCGATGCTTATGATAATGCGGTCAATTGTGGTTTGGCTTAA